One window of the Burkholderia ubonensis subsp. mesacidophila genome contains the following:
- a CDS encoding ABC transporter ATP-binding protein, which produces MDKLIVDDLHLSYGANPILKGVSFELKAGEVVCLLGASGSGKTTLLRAVAGLEQPSGGRIQLDDRVFFDGARQVDLPVEQRSLGLVFQSYALWPHRTVADNVGYGLKLRRVAPAEQKRRVQSALDQLGLGHLAERYPHQLSGGQQQRVAIARALVYNPPVILLDEPLSNLDAKLREEARAWLRELIVSLGLSALCVTHDQTEAMAMSDRILLLRNGRIEQEGTPAELYGAPRSLYTAEFMGSNNRIDARVAAVDGQCVTLAGDGWQLRALARDTFTPGQDAQAVIRLERVQVADGPGANRLQADLVTSMYLGDRWEYLFHCGDLRLRAFGHVPHSAGKHWLEFPTNDCWAFAKAG; this is translated from the coding sequence ATGGATAAGCTCATCGTCGACGATCTGCATCTGAGCTACGGCGCGAACCCGATCCTCAAGGGCGTGTCGTTCGAACTGAAGGCCGGCGAGGTCGTGTGCCTGCTGGGCGCGTCGGGCAGCGGCAAGACCACGCTGCTGCGCGCGGTCGCGGGCCTCGAACAGCCGTCGGGCGGGCGCATCCAGCTCGACGACCGGGTGTTCTTCGACGGCGCGCGGCAGGTCGACCTGCCGGTCGAGCAGCGCTCGCTCGGGCTCGTGTTCCAGTCGTACGCGCTGTGGCCGCACCGCACCGTCGCCGACAACGTCGGCTACGGGCTGAAGCTGCGCCGCGTAGCGCCTGCCGAGCAGAAGCGCCGCGTGCAAAGCGCGCTCGACCAGCTCGGCCTCGGGCACCTCGCCGAACGCTATCCGCACCAGCTTTCCGGCGGCCAGCAGCAGCGCGTCGCGATCGCGCGCGCGCTCGTCTACAACCCGCCGGTGATCCTGCTCGACGAGCCGCTGTCGAACCTCGACGCGAAGCTGCGCGAGGAAGCGCGCGCATGGCTGCGCGAGCTGATCGTGTCGCTCGGGCTGTCGGCGCTCTGCGTGACGCACGACCAGACCGAGGCGATGGCGATGTCCGATCGCATCCTGCTGCTGCGCAACGGCCGCATCGAGCAGGAAGGCACACCGGCCGAGCTGTACGGCGCGCCGCGCTCGCTGTACACGGCCGAATTCATGGGCAGCAACAACCGGATCGACGCGCGCGTCGCGGCGGTCGACGGCCAATGCGTGACGCTCGCCGGCGACGGCTGGCAGTTGCGCGCACTGGCCCGCGATACGTTTACGCCCGGCCAGGACGCGCAGGCGGTGATCCGCCTCGAACGCGTGCAGGTCGCCGACGGCCCCGGCGCGAACCGGCTGCAGGCCGACCTCGTCACGTCGATGTATCTCGGCGACCGCTGGGAATACCTGTTCCATTGCGGCGACCTGCGGCTGCGCGCGTTCGGCCACGTGCCGCATTCGGCCGGCAAGCACTGGCTCGAATTCCCGACCAACGACTGCTGGGCGTTCGCGAAGGCCGGCTGA
- a CDS encoding ABC transporter permease, giving the protein MLSTSTSGTPPAVSQTGGGAIPALRASSLQPLAGMLRWIVIAVLTVAVALPLGFILFQSLLSAPFFDANRTLGVDGFRFIFSDPDFWSAVKNSFIIAGGMLFISIPLGGILAFLMVRTDLPGRRWLEPLLLTPVFVSPMVLAFGYVVAVGPVGFYSVWFKELFGAESVPWNVYSIFAITLIVGLTHVPHVYLYSSAALRNLGSDVEEAARVTGARPFRVALDVSLPMTMPALLFAGVLVFFLGFEVFGLPLVLGDPEGHLVLATYLYKLTNKLGVPSYHLMAAVAVCIVAITFPLVLLQRRLLKTANRFVTVKGKAGRTTVLPLGVWRWVALAIVAAWLALTVIVPISGIVLRAFVTNWGEGVALAEVLTLANFVELFEQDNLVRAIVNTLGIGVIGGAVAIGFYSLVAFAGHRRHDWATKLLDYLVLLPRAVPGLLAGLAFLWIFLFVPGLRELKNSMWSIWIAYTVVWLAYGMRLIQSALLQVGPELEEAGRSVGATRGRVSLDVTLPLVRFGLLAAWLLIFMIFEREYSTAVYLLSPGTEVIGALLVSLWATGAVDQVAALSVINIAMVGAGLGVALRFGVKLHG; this is encoded by the coding sequence ATGCTTTCAACCAGCACCTCCGGCACTCCGCCGGCCGTATCGCAGACCGGCGGCGGCGCGATTCCCGCGCTGCGCGCCAGCAGCCTGCAGCCGCTCGCCGGCATGCTGCGCTGGATCGTCATCGCGGTGCTGACCGTCGCGGTCGCGCTGCCGCTCGGCTTCATCCTGTTCCAGAGCCTGTTGTCCGCGCCGTTCTTCGACGCGAACCGCACGCTCGGCGTCGACGGCTTCCGCTTCATCTTCAGCGATCCCGACTTCTGGTCGGCCGTGAAGAACTCGTTCATCATCGCCGGCGGGATGCTGTTCATCTCGATCCCGCTCGGCGGCATCCTCGCGTTCCTGATGGTGCGCACCGACCTGCCCGGCCGCCGCTGGCTCGAGCCGCTGCTGCTCACGCCGGTGTTCGTGTCGCCGATGGTGCTCGCGTTCGGCTACGTGGTCGCGGTCGGCCCGGTCGGCTTCTACTCGGTGTGGTTCAAGGAATTGTTCGGCGCCGAGTCCGTGCCCTGGAACGTCTACTCGATCTTCGCGATCACGCTGATCGTCGGCCTCACGCACGTGCCGCACGTGTACCTGTATTCGTCGGCCGCGCTGCGCAACCTCGGCTCCGACGTCGAGGAAGCGGCGCGCGTGACGGGTGCGCGGCCGTTCCGCGTAGCGCTCGACGTGAGCCTGCCGATGACGATGCCCGCGCTGCTGTTCGCCGGCGTGCTGGTGTTCTTCCTCGGCTTCGAGGTGTTCGGGCTGCCGCTCGTGCTCGGCGACCCGGAAGGTCACCTCGTGCTCGCGACCTACCTGTACAAGCTGACCAACAAGCTCGGCGTGCCGTCGTATCACCTGATGGCCGCGGTCGCGGTGTGCATCGTCGCGATCACGTTCCCGCTCGTGCTGCTGCAGCGCCGGCTGCTGAAGACCGCGAACCGCTTCGTCACCGTGAAGGGCAAGGCCGGCCGCACGACCGTGCTGCCGCTCGGCGTGTGGCGCTGGGTCGCGCTCGCGATCGTCGCCGCGTGGCTCGCGCTGACCGTGATCGTGCCGATCTCCGGCATCGTGCTGCGCGCGTTCGTGACCAACTGGGGCGAAGGCGTCGCGCTCGCCGAGGTGCTGACGCTCGCGAACTTCGTCGAGCTGTTCGAGCAGGACAACCTCGTGCGCGCGATCGTCAACACGCTCGGCATCGGCGTGATCGGCGGCGCCGTCGCGATCGGCTTCTACTCGCTCGTCGCGTTCGCCGGCCACCGCCGCCACGACTGGGCGACGAAGCTGCTCGACTACCTCGTGCTGCTGCCGCGCGCGGTGCCGGGCCTGCTCGCCGGTCTCGCGTTCCTGTGGATCTTCCTGTTCGTGCCGGGCCTGCGCGAACTGAAGAACTCGATGTGGAGCATCTGGATCGCGTACACGGTCGTGTGGCTCGCGTACGGGATGCGCCTGATCCAGAGCGCGCTGCTGCAGGTCGGGCCGGAGCTCGAGGAAGCCGGGCGCAGCGTCGGCGCGACGCGCGGCCGCGTGTCGCTCGACGTAACGCTGCCGCTCGTGCGCTTCGGCCTGCTCGCCGCGTGGCTCCTGATCTTCATGATCTTCGAGCGCGAATACTCGACCGCCGTCTACCTGCTGTCGCCCGGCACCGAAGTGATCGGCGCGCTGCTCGTGTCGCTGTGGGCGACCGGCGCCGTCGACCAGGTCGCCGCGCTCTCTGTCATCAACATCGCGATGGTCGGCGCCGGTCTCGGCGTGGCCCTGCGCTTCGGAGTGAAACTTCATGGATAA
- a CDS encoding ABC transporter substrate-binding protein, with protein MPFAPKHLAAILSIVAGAAWAQVPAGYPGSYQGVVDAAKKEGRLIVYSTTDTGLVRPLIKDFESLYGIKVEYNDMNSTELYNRYISENAANSTSADVLWSSAMDLQVKLVNDGLMASYESPESTHVPQWAQYQKQAYGTTFEPLAIVYNKRLIPDAEVPKTRADLIKLLAAQPDKFKGKVTTYDIEKSGVGFNYLTQDAHVNEKVTWELVKAMGATGPKLQSSTGAMMERISSGENLVGYNIIGSYAYAKAKKDKSIGYVFPKDYTQVVSRLATISKKAKSPNAAKLWVDYLLSQRGQTLIANQANLYAIRADVNGETSAASLTKELGDSLKPIQIGTGLLVYLDQSKRLAFLKQWQQSIKR; from the coding sequence ATGCCGTTCGCACCGAAGCACCTCGCCGCCATCCTGTCGATCGTCGCCGGCGCCGCCTGGGCGCAGGTTCCGGCCGGATATCCGGGCAGCTACCAGGGCGTCGTCGACGCCGCGAAGAAGGAAGGCAGGCTGATCGTCTATTCGACGACCGACACGGGCCTCGTGCGCCCGCTGATCAAGGACTTCGAAAGCCTGTACGGGATCAAGGTCGAATACAACGACATGAACAGCACCGAGCTGTACAACCGCTACATCAGCGAGAACGCGGCGAACAGCACCAGCGCCGACGTGCTGTGGAGCTCGGCGATGGACCTGCAGGTCAAGCTCGTCAACGACGGCCTGATGGCGTCGTACGAGTCGCCCGAAAGCACCCACGTGCCGCAATGGGCGCAATACCAGAAGCAGGCGTACGGCACGACGTTCGAGCCGCTCGCGATCGTCTACAACAAGCGGCTGATTCCCGACGCTGAAGTGCCGAAGACCCGCGCGGACCTGATCAAGCTGCTCGCCGCGCAGCCCGACAAGTTCAAGGGCAAGGTCACGACCTACGACATCGAGAAGTCCGGCGTCGGCTTCAACTACCTGACGCAGGACGCGCACGTCAACGAGAAGGTCACGTGGGAGCTCGTGAAGGCGATGGGCGCGACCGGCCCGAAGCTGCAGTCGAGCACCGGCGCGATGATGGAGCGGATCTCGTCCGGCGAGAACCTGGTCGGCTACAACATCATCGGCTCGTATGCGTACGCGAAGGCGAAGAAGGACAAGTCGATCGGCTACGTCTTCCCGAAGGACTACACGCAGGTCGTGAGCCGCCTCGCGACGATCTCGAAGAAGGCGAAGAGCCCGAACGCCGCGAAGCTGTGGGTCGACTACCTGCTGTCGCAGCGCGGCCAGACGCTGATCGCGAACCAGGCGAACCTGTATGCGATCCGCGCGGACGTGAACGGCGAGACGTCGGCCGCGAGCCTCACGAAGGAGCTCGGCGATTCGCTGAAGCCGATCCAGATCGGCACCGGCCTGCTCGTCTACCTCGACCAGTCGAAGCGCCTCGCGTTCCTCAAGCAGTGGCAACAGTCGATCAAGCGCTGA
- the pdxR gene encoding MocR-like pyridoxine biosynthesis transcription factor PdxR: MTRGKAAIPLDLPCPPGLSTESPQSKQECIADALRDAILKRLLPGDSPLPSSRTLAARWGVARGTVEAAYDRLCAEGYIARTQGSGSRVCAVVPDSYLRASAQSRESGPRPAGAAPEPDAATDTAAPEHAVRPGVPFIARLADPDLLPMQQWKKTLGASLLAATASDLCSTPSQGVERLRAEIAGYLREYRGIACGADDIFITTGIRHSIDLVARTVLAPRSTVLMEDPGYASAWQIFTMAGATVVDVPVDREGIETGMLDRHPDARAAYVTPAHQAPLGVTMSVSRRLELLDWAQRNRAWIIEDDYDGEFGYQAAPLPALKSLDACDRVIYCGSFNKTLFSGLRIGFMVVPAELRPALSAVWRVTGRAVSVAPQLALARFIESGDFAKHLRASRHAYRHRRDLVLEQLAKHGHGQYIVSGEHAGFHFVLWLPPGMDDAAYVARAQAAGVSLQPIRGFCRSAERAAGVIVGYSALTAVHARHGGRLLGKLLAQPTSGNP; encoded by the coding sequence ATGACGCGAGGCAAAGCCGCGATTCCGCTCGATCTGCCGTGCCCGCCCGGGCTGTCGACGGAAAGCCCGCAGTCGAAGCAGGAATGCATTGCCGACGCGCTGCGCGACGCGATCCTCAAACGCCTGCTGCCCGGCGACAGTCCGCTGCCGTCCAGCCGGACCCTCGCCGCGCGCTGGGGCGTGGCGCGAGGCACGGTCGAAGCGGCCTACGACCGGTTGTGCGCCGAGGGCTACATCGCGCGAACGCAAGGGTCCGGGTCGCGGGTGTGCGCGGTGGTGCCGGACAGCTATCTGCGCGCGTCCGCGCAATCGCGTGAGAGCGGCCCCCGCCCCGCCGGCGCGGCCCCGGAGCCGGACGCAGCGACCGACACGGCCGCGCCGGAACATGCGGTGCGCCCGGGCGTGCCGTTCATCGCGCGGCTCGCCGATCCCGACTTGCTGCCGATGCAGCAATGGAAGAAGACGCTCGGGGCGAGCCTGCTGGCCGCCACGGCGAGCGACCTCTGTTCGACGCCGTCGCAAGGCGTCGAGCGCCTGCGCGCCGAAATCGCCGGCTACCTGCGCGAATACCGCGGCATCGCTTGCGGAGCCGACGACATCTTCATCACGACCGGCATCCGGCATTCGATCGATCTCGTTGCGCGCACCGTGCTCGCCCCGCGCAGCACGGTGCTGATGGAAGACCCGGGCTACGCGTCGGCCTGGCAGATCTTCACGATGGCGGGCGCGACCGTGGTCGACGTCCCGGTCGACCGCGAAGGGATCGAGACGGGCATGCTGGACCGGCATCCCGATGCGCGCGCCGCTTACGTGACGCCCGCGCACCAGGCGCCGCTCGGCGTCACGATGTCGGTGTCCCGCCGGCTCGAGCTGCTCGACTGGGCGCAGCGCAATCGCGCGTGGATCATCGAGGACGACTACGACGGCGAGTTCGGTTACCAGGCCGCGCCGCTTCCCGCGCTGAAGTCGCTCGACGCGTGCGATCGCGTGATCTACTGCGGCTCGTTCAACAAGACGCTGTTCTCCGGGCTGCGCATCGGCTTCATGGTCGTGCCGGCGGAACTGCGGCCGGCGCTGTCGGCCGTGTGGCGTGTGACCGGGCGCGCCGTGAGCGTGGCGCCGCAGCTCGCGCTGGCGCGCTTCATCGAAAGCGGCGATTTCGCGAAGCACCTGCGCGCGAGCCGTCATGCGTACCGCCATCGGCGCGACCTCGTGCTCGAACAGCTGGCGAAGCACGGCCACGGGCAGTACATCGTATCGGGCGAGCATGCGGGCTTTCATTTCGTGCTGTGGCTGCCGCCCGGCATGGACGATGCGGCTTACGTCGCGCGGGCCCAGGCGGCCGGCGTGTCGCTGCAGCCGATCCGCGGCTTTTGCCGCAGCGCCGAACGCGCGGCGGGCGTGATCGTCGGCTATTCGGCCTTGACGGCCGTGCACGCGCGGCATGGCGGCCGGCTCCTCGGCAAGCTGCTCGCGCAGCCGACTTCGGGAAATCCATGA
- a CDS encoding multidrug effflux MFS transporter has protein sequence MKTRSLPQWGWLFLLMLVVCLPRVTIDAYLPSLPAMADALHGTDAQLQLTLTLYMVGYALSMLVSGPLSDRYGRRPVLLGGLSLYVAASVACALSTSVPAIVCARIFQALGGCTGTVIGRVIVRERFPAAMQATMLSRISAGMALSPVIAPLAGSVVAEWLGWRGVFAWLAAGGLAATAMVLRYLPETRESDPRPAPGPGLLRTYAGLLRERRFLRYALAISFVYCTYFPFIAESSTLFQRQMGVSGPVYAAIFGLTVLGYLIGSSVFRRTSGRWKADSVIAAAACVNLAGAVLLWAGGAVAPACAAAVVVPMFFVMVAVGIAIPACQFAVMQPYTTIAGTASGLFFFIQMAIAAGCGGVLAGWSDGTARPMIAMTVCASVAFLGVVVGLRERDAGTLKAAG, from the coding sequence ATGAAGACCCGGTCGTTGCCCCAGTGGGGCTGGTTGTTCCTGTTGATGCTCGTCGTCTGCCTGCCGCGCGTGACGATCGACGCCTACCTGCCGTCGCTGCCCGCGATGGCCGACGCGCTGCACGGCACCGACGCCCAGCTGCAGCTCACGCTCACCCTGTACATGGTCGGCTACGCGCTGTCGATGCTGGTGTCGGGGCCGTTGTCCGATCGGTACGGCCGCCGTCCCGTCCTGCTCGGCGGCCTGAGCCTCTACGTGGCCGCGAGCGTCGCCTGCGCGTTGTCGACGAGCGTCCCGGCGATCGTCTGCGCACGCATCTTCCAGGCGCTGGGCGGCTGCACCGGCACGGTGATCGGGCGCGTGATCGTGCGTGAGCGCTTTCCGGCCGCGATGCAGGCCACGATGCTCAGCCGCATCTCGGCGGGCATGGCGCTGTCGCCGGTGATCGCGCCGCTGGCCGGCAGTGTGGTCGCCGAATGGCTCGGCTGGCGCGGCGTGTTCGCGTGGCTCGCGGCCGGCGGGCTCGCCGCGACGGCGATGGTGCTGCGTTATCTGCCCGAGACCCGCGAAAGCGACCCGCGGCCGGCGCCGGGCCCGGGGCTGCTGCGGACCTACGCCGGGCTGCTTCGCGAGCGCCGTTTCCTGCGCTACGCGCTGGCGATCAGTTTCGTCTACTGCACCTACTTTCCGTTCATCGCCGAATCGTCGACGCTGTTCCAGCGGCAAATGGGGGTGTCCGGCCCGGTCTATGCGGCGATCTTCGGCCTGACCGTGCTCGGGTACCTGATCGGATCGAGCGTGTTCAGGCGGACCAGCGGCCGGTGGAAAGCCGATTCCGTGATCGCGGCTGCGGCCTGCGTCAACCTGGCCGGGGCCGTCCTGCTGTGGGCCGGCGGCGCCGTCGCGCCCGCGTGCGCCGCGGCCGTCGTCGTACCGATGTTCTTCGTGATGGTTGCCGTCGGGATCGCGATTCCGGCCTGCCAGTTCGCGGTGATGCAGCCTTACACGACGATCGCCGGCACGGCTTCCGGGCTGTTCTTCTTCATCCAGATGGCGATCGCCGCCGGGTGCGGCGGCGTGCTGGCCGGGTGGTCGGACGGCACCGCCCGCCCGATGATCGCGATGACCGTCTGCGCGAGCGTCGCGTTCCTGGGCGTGGTCGTCGGTCTTCGCGAGCGCGACGCCGGCACGTTGAAGGCGGCGGGCTGA
- a CDS encoding response regulator translates to MRVLLVEDNPILAQSLSDALAAARFAVDHMADGEAADHVLRTQDYALVILDLGLPKLDGLEVLRRLRTRRNPVPVLILTAHGSVEDRVKGLDLGADDYLAKPFELTELEARARALIRRSLGHEHSKVECGPLAFDSVDRSFRLAGDALSLTPRERSVLEVLILRNGRAINKETLSEKIFGLDESVNADAIEIYVYRLRKKLENSGVAIVTLRGLGYLLEAKAE, encoded by the coding sequence ATGCGTGTGCTGCTCGTCGAAGACAACCCGATCCTGGCGCAGTCGCTGTCCGACGCGCTGGCCGCCGCGCGCTTCGCGGTCGATCACATGGCGGACGGGGAGGCGGCGGACCACGTGCTGCGCACGCAGGATTACGCGCTGGTGATCCTCGACCTGGGGCTGCCGAAGCTCGACGGGCTCGAAGTGCTGCGGCGGCTGCGCACGCGGCGCAATCCGGTGCCGGTGCTGATCCTCACCGCGCACGGGTCGGTCGAGGACCGCGTGAAGGGGCTCGATCTCGGCGCCGACGACTATCTCGCGAAACCGTTCGAGCTGACCGAGCTGGAGGCGCGCGCCCGCGCGCTGATCCGGCGCAGCCTCGGGCACGAGCATTCGAAAGTCGAATGCGGGCCGCTCGCGTTCGACAGCGTCGACCGCAGCTTCCGCCTGGCCGGCGACGCGCTGTCGCTTACGCCGCGCGAGCGCTCGGTGCTCGAGGTGCTGATCCTGCGCAACGGCCGCGCGATCAACAAGGAAACGCTGTCGGAGAAGATCTTCGGGCTCGACGAGTCGGTCAATGCGGACGCGATCGAGATCTACGTGTACCGGCTGAGAAAGAAGCTCGAGAACAGCGGCGTCGCGATCGTCACGCTGCGCGGGCTCGGCTACCTGCTCGAGGCGAAGGCCGAATGA
- a CDS encoding sensor histidine kinase, which yields MTRPNLRMQVALWLLLPLLGLLALDSWLTYQRAMSAAHVAFDRTLSSSLKSIREGVRLNQGEIEVDLPYLALEMLESSDGGKIFYLIREDSGRAVTGYPDLPLPQGRDAGDGALFVTRYYDAVYRGERLRMAALRLPVHDVPSAQSRIVWVMVGETIEARQALAREILMGSLLQEGLLVVLALGIVWLGVGRGLRPLNRLSATVAARAEDDPTPLDNGGMPSELAPLVDSINQYIGRTQRMQVARRRFFADAAHQLKTPLAAVQAGVELALRPAEQPRVNVHLRRVNGAVRQAAKIVQQLLSLSRLDSDSGHAVAHQPVALHRLARSVTLDWSPVARARDIDLGFEHEADVDVLGQSDLLGEMVGNLIDNAIRYAGDRAVITVRVSRDGEHARLDVIDNGPGIPADERDAVFERFHRGSKTQTVEGTGLGLSIVREIARVHQGSAGLGDAAGGGLVVTVRLPVVSLP from the coding sequence ATGACGCGGCCGAACCTGCGCATGCAGGTCGCGCTGTGGCTGCTGCTGCCGTTGCTCGGCCTGCTCGCGCTCGATTCGTGGCTCACCTACCAGCGCGCGATGAGTGCCGCGCACGTCGCGTTCGACCGCACGCTGTCGTCGTCGCTGAAGTCGATCCGCGAAGGCGTGCGGCTCAACCAGGGCGAGATCGAGGTCGACCTGCCGTATCTCGCGCTCGAGATGCTCGAATCGAGCGACGGCGGCAAGATCTTCTACCTGATCCGCGAGGACAGCGGCCGCGCGGTGACGGGCTACCCCGATCTGCCGCTGCCGCAGGGGCGCGACGCGGGCGACGGCGCGCTGTTCGTCACGCGCTACTACGACGCCGTCTATCGCGGCGAGCGGCTGCGGATGGCGGCGCTGCGGCTGCCGGTGCACGACGTGCCGAGCGCGCAGTCGCGCATCGTGTGGGTGATGGTCGGCGAGACGATCGAGGCGCGCCAGGCGCTCGCGCGCGAGATCCTGATGGGCTCGCTGCTGCAGGAAGGGCTGCTCGTCGTGCTCGCGCTCGGCATCGTGTGGCTCGGCGTCGGGCGCGGGCTGCGGCCGCTGAACCGGCTGTCGGCGACGGTCGCCGCGCGCGCCGAGGACGATCCGACGCCGCTCGACAACGGCGGGATGCCGAGCGAGCTCGCGCCGCTGGTCGACTCGATCAACCAGTACATCGGCCGCACGCAGCGGATGCAGGTCGCGCGGCGGCGCTTCTTCGCGGACGCCGCGCATCAGCTGAAGACGCCGCTCGCGGCCGTGCAGGCGGGCGTCGAGCTGGCGCTGCGGCCCGCCGAGCAGCCGCGCGTGAACGTCCACCTGCGGCGCGTGAACGGTGCGGTGCGGCAGGCGGCGAAGATCGTCCAGCAGTTGCTGTCGCTGTCGCGGCTCGATTCGGACAGCGGGCACGCGGTCGCGCACCAGCCGGTCGCGCTGCACCGGCTCGCGCGCAGCGTGACGCTCGACTGGTCGCCGGTGGCCCGCGCGCGCGACATCGATCTCGGCTTCGAGCACGAGGCCGACGTCGACGTGCTGGGGCAGTCCGATCTGCTCGGCGAGATGGTCGGCAACCTGATCGACAACGCGATCCGCTACGCGGGAGACCGCGCGGTGATTACGGTGCGCGTGTCGCGCGACGGCGAGCACGCGCGGCTCGACGTGATCGACAACGGGCCGGGGATTCCCGCGGACGAACGCGACGCGGTGTTCGAACGCTTCCATCGCGGCAGCAAGACGCAGACCGTCGAAGGCACGGGGCTCGGGCTGTCGATCGTGAGAGAGATCGCGCGGGTTCATCAGGGCAGCGCGGGGCTGGGCGATGCGGCGGGGGGCGGGTTGGTCGTGACGGTGAGGCTGCCGGTGGTGAGCCTTCCTTAG
- a CDS encoding sugar O-acetyltransferase: MANDDRTRVIARRTPESAEMLASIKRAMTITANLNRLTFNDADEVRTLFSDLIGKQVDDGFLLIPPFYTTGGTDISVGHNVFINQNCTFYDLGGLDIGDDVMIGPNVSIITSGHPIEPSRRRAFVVAKPIRIERNVWIGAGATIIGGVTVGENSVVGAGSVVTRDVPPNTLVGGNPATIIRSIAD; encoded by the coding sequence ATGGCGAATGATGATCGCACCAGGGTCATTGCGAGGAGGACGCCGGAATCGGCCGAGATGCTGGCAAGCATCAAACGAGCGATGACGATCACCGCCAATCTCAACCGCTTGACGTTCAACGATGCGGACGAAGTCCGGACCTTGTTCAGCGATCTCATCGGCAAGCAGGTCGACGACGGCTTCTTATTGATTCCACCGTTCTATACGACCGGCGGGACGGATATCAGCGTCGGTCACAATGTCTTCATCAACCAGAACTGCACTTTTTATGACCTTGGCGGGCTCGACATTGGCGACGATGTGATGATTGGGCCGAACGTGAGCATCATCACGAGCGGCCACCCCATCGAACCTTCCCGGCGACGCGCCTTCGTCGTCGCAAAGCCCATCAGGATCGAAAGAAACGTCTGGATCGGAGCGGGCGCAACGATCATCGGCGGCGTGACGGTAGGCGAAAACTCGGTTGTCGGGGCGGGTTCCGTCGTCACCAGGGACGTTCCTCCGAATACGCTTGTCGGTGGAAATCCGGCGACGATCATTCGTTCGATTGCTGACTAA
- a CDS encoding MOSC domain-containing protein, whose protein sequence is MPAVSELFVYPIKSCGGVALRRALLLETGLAYDRHWMVTDPAGEMITQRTHPRLALVQPAFDGDALVLNAPGMPELRTPLDGEASAQAPKMTATVWRDTVDAIDTGAATAAWFSAFLGMPAKLARFAPDARRACSRKWTGELDASTQFADGYPLLVIGQASLDDLNARLVAKGAPAIPMDRFRPNLVVSGIDAFEEDYIEHLDADGDTPVRLRLVKLCTRCPVPTIDQRTGAPDPAWPHEPTDTMQTYRANPNFDGALTFGNNAIVVRGAGSFLEIGQAVEAEIGFGD, encoded by the coding sequence ATGCCAGCCGTCAGCGAACTTTTCGTCTACCCGATCAAATCCTGCGGCGGCGTCGCGCTGCGCCGCGCGCTGCTGCTCGAGACCGGGCTCGCATACGACCGTCACTGGATGGTGACCGACCCGGCCGGCGAGATGATCACGCAGCGCACGCATCCGCGCCTCGCGCTCGTGCAGCCCGCATTCGACGGCGACGCGCTGGTGCTGAACGCGCCCGGCATGCCCGAGCTGCGCACGCCGCTCGACGGCGAAGCGTCCGCGCAGGCGCCGAAGATGACGGCGACCGTCTGGCGCGACACCGTCGACGCGATCGACACCGGCGCGGCCACCGCCGCCTGGTTCAGCGCATTCCTCGGCATGCCGGCGAAGCTCGCGCGCTTCGCGCCCGATGCGCGGCGCGCGTGCAGCCGCAAATGGACCGGCGAGCTCGATGCCTCCACGCAATTCGCCGACGGCTACCCGCTGCTCGTGATCGGCCAGGCGTCGCTCGACGACCTGAACGCGCGCCTCGTCGCGAAGGGCGCGCCGGCGATTCCGATGGACCGATTCCGTCCGAACCTCGTCGTGTCGGGCATCGACGCATTTGAAGAGGATTACATCGAGCACCTCGACGCCGACGGCGATACGCCGGTGCGGCTGCGCCTCGTCAAGCTGTGCACGCGCTGCCCGGTGCCGACGATCGACCAGCGCACCGGCGCGCCCGATCCCGCCTGGCCGCACGAGCCGACCGACACGATGCAGACTTACCGCGCGAACCCGAATTTCGACGGCGCGCTGACGTTCGGCAACAACGCGATCGTCGTGCGCGGCGCGGGGAGTTTTCTCGAAATCGGGCAGGCGGTCGAGGCGGAAATCGGGTTCGGCGACTGA